A section of the Phoenix dactylifera cultivar Barhee BC4 unplaced genomic scaffold, palm_55x_up_171113_PBpolish2nd_filt_p 000153F, whole genome shotgun sequence genome encodes:
- the LOC103695609 gene encoding E3 ubiquitin-protein ligase ATL31, which yields MNHRHPVSALVLLLPLLLLTPRCSIAQSSPSSGRNNDDDDDDESYFNTTNYNGSMAILIVVFIIAFFITGFFSMYIRRCTGNGTESGRVSVRGGAGWGQEGLDPAVLETFPTLVYSEVKGLRIGKEAPECAVCLSEFEDDETLRLLPKCSHVFHTDCIDTWLATHATCPVCRSNLVPDPDAPQTPASNLQPPAPAAVEGTVGGGERADAAPAEQVEITVDEEAAEMERREEAAEMDRIGSRKRAMRSRSGRRPARYPRSHSTGHSVVQPGENLDRFTLRLPEHILMEIIAAEKLHRSTSCVAFPTAGEGSSRRGYGGGGGSGWEGSSRGGRSIRLGRSGRWPSSFFVRTFSAKIPTWRRGDGEGSVKKGDGEGSTRGKCFAVAPFDCLDGGGKAERVADEDESSCDALARQGDMAA from the exons ATGAATCACCGCCATCCAGTCTCCGcccttgttctcctccttccctTGCTTCTACTCACCCCTCGGTGCTCAATCGCCCAGTCCTCCCCTTCCTCCGGCCGCAacaacgacgacgacgacgacgacgagtcTTATTTCAACACGACAAATTACAACGGTTCGATGGCGATCCTGATCGTAGTGTTTATCATCGCGTTCTTCATTACGGGGTTTTTTTCGATGTATATCCGGCGGTGCACCGGCAACGGCACGGAGTCGGGCCGCGTTTCCGTGCGCGGCGGCGCCGGGTGGGGGCAGGAGGGGCTGGACCCAGCGGTGCTGGAGACGTTCCCGACGCTGGTTTACTCGGAGGTGAAGGGGCTCAGGATCGGGAAAGAGGCGCCGGAGTGCGCGGTTTGCCTCAGCGAGTTCGAGGACGACGAGACCCTCCGGCTCCTCCCCAAATGCAGCCACGTGTTCCACACCGATTGTATCGACACCTGGCTCGCCACCCACGCCACCTGCCCGGTCTGCCGCTCTAATCTCGTCCCCGACCCCGACGCCCCACAAACCCCCGCATCCAATCTCCAACCGCCGGCGCCGGCGGCCGTGGAGGGGACGGTGGGTGGTGGGGAGAGGGCGGATGCGGCGCCTGCGGAGCAGGTGGAGATCACGGTGGACGAGGAGGCGGCGGagatggagaggagggaggaggcagcGGAGATGGACAGGATCGGAAGCCGGAAGCGGGCGATGCGGTCGAGGTCGGGAAGGCGGCCGGCGAGGTACCCGCGGTCGCACTCGACAGGGCACTCGGTGGTGCAGCCGGGGGAGAATCTCGACCGGTTTACTCTCCGACTGCCGGAGCACATCCTGATGGAGATCATCGCCGCCGAGAAGCTCCACCGGTCGACGAGCTGCGTCGCTTTCCCGACCGCCGGGGAAGGGAGCTCGCGCCGGGGATACGGCGGTGGTGGAGGGAGTGGATGGGAGGGGAGTAGCCGCGGTGGGAGGAGCATCCGGCTGGGGCGGTCAGGCCGGTGGCCGTCGTCGTTCTTCGTGAGGACGTTCTCGGCGAAGATTCCGACGTGGAGGAGGGGGGATGGGGAGGGCTCCGTGAAGAAGGGGGATGGGGAGGGATCCACGAGGGGGAAGTGCTTCGCCGTGGCGCCCTTCGACTGCCTCGACGGCGGCGGGAAGGCTGAACGCGTCGCCGACGAGGACGAATCGTCCTGTGACGCACTCGCCCGGCAG GGGGACATGGCGGCGTAA